The region AGCAACAAATGCTGCTGTTATTTCTAAATGGTGTAATTGGGAAGTTGGAATTGGTGATGCCTATAAATTGCAAAATGACAAAATTTGTTTATTACCATTAGCAGATAGTAATGGACATTGGACAGGAAATGAGTATTTACAAATTTATCCGAGAATAGAATCTGTGGCCAAAGACAATTTTTCATTCTATGACAATATATTCAGGGTAATTTACCCTGACGGAAAAACAACATGGTTAAGTGATTGGTTAAAAAAATAGTTATGGAAAAATTCATTTCACAAAATAATCTTGAACAATTCTATAAAAAAGAAATTGGCATACAAGGAAGAAAAACAGTAGAAGAACAAATACAGAAAGTCCGAAATGATGGAAGTAAACATATAAAAAGTATTTTTCTTTCGCATAGCCATCTTGACAAAACCATTGTAAATAAAATAAGCTTACTCTTTAGTAACCTAAATATAAATATTTATATTGATTGGTTAGATAAATCCTTGCCAGAACAAACAGATAGAATAACAGCTTCAGTAATAAAATCTAAAATTCATGAAACTAACCATTTTTTATTTTTAGCTACTTATCATGGCCTGCGTTCAAAATGGTGTAATTGGGAACTTGGAATTGCAGATTCATTTAAAAATAATGAAAAATTAGCAATTCTACCAATTGAAACAAAATCAGGGAATTGGAGAGGAAATGAATATTTACATTTATATCCTGAAATGAGATTTGGAAGTGACAATCTAGATGATTTAACAGTAGAAAAAATTAAAATACATCAACTTGATGGCAAAATAATTTCATTTGAAGATTGGCTAAAATAAATTTTTATGGAAAACAAAC is a window of uncultured Flavobacterium sp. DNA encoding:
- a CDS encoding toll/interleukin-1 receptor domain-containing protein, which gives rise to MEKFISQNNLEQFYKKEIGIQGRKTVEEQIQKVRNDGSKHIKSIFLSHSHLDKTIVNKISLLFSNLNINIYIDWLDKSLPEQTDRITASVIKSKIHETNHFLFLATYHGLRSKWCNWELGIADSFKNNEKLAILPIETKSGNWRGNEYLHLYPEMRFGSDNLDDLTVEKIKIHQLDGKIISFEDWLK